The genomic DNA CATCCGAGCCGTCGTGTCCGTTTGAAAACCTTCTTCAATTTGAGCCGCCGCTTCAAGCAGCCGGATGGCCTGAGGTAGAAGCGTTTGACCATTGTCATTCAGCACGAGGCGTCTGCCGACCCGATCAAATAACTGGATGCACAGTGCGCCTTCCAATTCCTGGAGGGCTGCGCTCGTAGCTGACTGGGACAAAGCCAGTGACAGACTCGCCCGGGTCGTCGAGCCGAGTTGAGCGATGCTTCGAAAAATGTCGAGCTGGCGGAGAGTCAGCTTCACGAACTTACCTATTAAGTGGGTATGACATAGAGAAATTACCCGTTTTCCTAGATGAATTCACCCCGCTATTCTGTAGGCACTGCTCCGATGAAGTACGCCGTGGAGGCACCATGCGAGACATCAGCTTGTCAAAAGTTATGCAAGGAGGGCAGCCGCTGTCGGCGCTCTCAAATCCAAGGGAAGCTATCCGGCAGTTCACCCCGAACTGGTTCGCCGCCACGATGGGTACGGGCATCCTGGCCCTGGCGTTAGGACAGCTTCCAGGAGATATCGCGCTGCTGTCATACGCGGGAAAAGCTCTTTGGCTGTTCAACATTGTGCTTTTCAGTGCCTTTACGCTTATGTACGCGGCACGTTGGGTTTTCTTTTTCAACGAAGCCAAGCAAATCTTCGGTCATTCAACCGTCTCTATGTTTTTCGGCACGATCCCGATGGGGCTGGCAACCATCATCAACGGCTTGATGCAGTATGGCGTACCGACCTGGGGTGATGCCCTAATACCATTAGCCCATGGCCTGTGGTGGTTAGATGTCGCCATGGCACTGGCTTGCGGTGTTCTCATTCCATTCATGATGTTCACGCGGCAAGAGCACAGCATCGACCAGATGACTGCTGTGTGGTTACTTCCCGTTGTCGCTGCGGAAGTCGCTGCCGCCAGTGGTGGGGTGATCGCTCCACATTTGGCCGACGCGAGCGCGCAGTTCAATATGCTGATTACCAGCTACGTGCTGTGGGCCTACTCCGTCCCTGTAGCCTTGAGCATTCTGGTAATCCTGGTGCTACGCCTGGCGCTTCATAAACTGCCTCACAAGAGCATGGCTGCATCATCGTGGTTATCGCTAGGGCCTATTGGAACCGGAGCGCTGGGCATGCTGGTCATCGGCGGCGACGCCCCTGCCATCTTTGCCGCTCACGGCATGGCTAATGTTGGAGCCGTGGCAGCAGGGATTGGCCTAATCGCGGGCATTTTGTTCTGGGGCCTTGGCTTGTGGTGGATGCTCTTGGCACTGCTTATCACTGCTCGATATGCGAAAGGTGGTATTCCATTCAACCTAGGCTGGTGGGGCTTCACATTCCCTTTAGGCGTCTACGCCGTGACCACCTTGAAATTGGGCGTGATCGTGGACTTGGCATTTTTCGACGTTCTGGGTGTGATTTTAGTGCTGGTGTTGGCGGTAATGTGGTTGGTGGTGGCGGCGAAGACCACCATAGGTGCTTACCGAGGGAATCTGTTCGTATCCCCCTGCATCGCTTCTCTCAAGGCAAAGCAGGCCCAGCGTTAAGTAAAATCATGTAGCCGCCTCGATGCCCGCGACAGCGTCGCAACGATAGCCTTGGCTGCGTTGGGATTTGTACACACTGAAAGCGAGCTCGGGTATGGCATTTCGAGCAGGCTCAGGTGACCGCCTGTTACTTCATGAATCGGGATCTGACTTGCTCAATTTGGTTCGTCCTCCTCGACTTTTTTCGGGGCGCTCACGGCATTGCGCTGAGAGTGGAATTTATTGATGTCCGAAAGACGGATATCAGTCGGTAGGGCATGGCGGTGCTTGCTGTGGCCCACGCGCTGGGCGTGATAGATCCCGGTATGGCCGGACACCAGATAACTGGCGATACAGGCAATCGCGGCAAGTGGGGCAATCTCTGGGCCGAACAGCTCCATGGCCATGACGATGGTCGCCAGTGGTGTGTTGGCGGCACCGGCGAAGACTGCGACGAAGCCGATACCGGCGAGCATCGAGAATGGGAGGTGTAGCAGCGGCGCAAGCGCGTTGCCCAGCGTCGCGCCGATGTAGAACAGCGGCGTGACCTCGCCACCTTTGAAGCCTGTGCCGAGTGATGCGACGGTAAACGCGAGTTTGCCGAACCAGTCCCATGGCGCAACGGGGGCTGCAAGGGACTGGACGATGTTCGGAATACCTAGGCCGACGTACTGATAGGCATCCAGTGCCCACACCGCCGTGGCCACCACTATCCCACCAAGAACAGGGCGCAAAGGCGAATAGGGAATCAGCTTTTTTATCCACGCCCCGAGGGTATGGGTGGCGGTAGCGAACAGCAGCCCCGCGAGTCCGAACACGATGCCTGCTACAACCATTGCCACTACTGTCCAGAACTGCACGGGCGCGATCTCGCCGATGACGTAGTGGGTGTGCACGACGCCCCAGAGCAGCCCGACTTGATCGGCGACGATGGCGGCGACCATGCATGGGAACAACGCGTCGTAGCGCATGCGGCCAATGGCGAGCACTTCAAGGCCGAACAATGCTCCCGCCAGCGGGGTGCCGAAGACCGAAGCGAAGCCTGCGCTGATGCCTGCCATGAGCATGATTCGGCGATCTTCGGGGTGCAGTCGGAACAGGTGGGTTATCTGATCGGCCAGAGCACCGCCCATTTGCACGGCAGTGCCTTCGCGTCCGACCGATGCGCCAAACAGATGCGAGATTAGCGTACCCGCAAGCACCAGTGGCACCATGCGCAGCGGTACGGTTTGCTTCGGGTCGTGAATCTCGTCGATCAGCAGGTTGTTGCCCGCGTCTACCGGCTTGCCAATCAGGTGGTAAACCAGCCCTACAGCAAAGCCTGCCAGCGGCAGCAGCCAGATGGCCCAGCGGTGGGTCTCGCGCCATTGAGTGGCGTGATCGAGGGAGAACAGAAATAGCGCGGATGCCGATCCCGCCAAAAGTGCCACGGCGCTGGCAAGTACCAGCCATTTCCCGATGTAGGGAAGCAGGACGAGTTGTTCAGGTTTTCTGAGTTTTGACATGGGGTCGGCCACACAAAGGAAAGTGAGCCTGACCAAGAAGGGATTTTTCGCGCGAACGCCTACAGTCCTGTCTTGATCAGGTATCTGTAGGCATCATCAGCTG from Stenotrophomonas sp. 169 includes the following:
- a CDS encoding TDT family transporter — translated: MRDISLSKVMQGGQPLSALSNPREAIRQFTPNWFAATMGTGILALALGQLPGDIALLSYAGKALWLFNIVLFSAFTLMYAARWVFFFNEAKQIFGHSTVSMFFGTIPMGLATIINGLMQYGVPTWGDALIPLAHGLWWLDVAMALACGVLIPFMMFTRQEHSIDQMTAVWLLPVVAAEVAAASGGVIAPHLADASAQFNMLITSYVLWAYSVPVALSILVILVLRLALHKLPHKSMAASSWLSLGPIGTGALGMLVIGGDAPAIFAAHGMANVGAVAAGIGLIAGILFWGLGLWWMLLALLITARYAKGGIPFNLGWWGFTFPLGVYAVTTLKLGVIVDLAFFDVLGVILVLVLAVMWLVVAAKTTIGAYRGNLFVSPCIASLKAKQAQR
- a CDS encoding voltage-gated chloride channel family protein; amino-acid sequence: MSKLRKPEQLVLLPYIGKWLVLASAVALLAGSASALFLFSLDHATQWRETHRWAIWLLPLAGFAVGLVYHLIGKPVDAGNNLLIDEIHDPKQTVPLRMVPLVLAGTLISHLFGASVGREGTAVQMGGALADQITHLFRLHPEDRRIMLMAGISAGFASVFGTPLAGALFGLEVLAIGRMRYDALFPCMVAAIVADQVGLLWGVVHTHYVIGEIAPVQFWTVVAMVVAGIVFGLAGLLFATATHTLGAWIKKLIPYSPLRPVLGGIVVATAVWALDAYQYVGLGIPNIVQSLAAPVAPWDWFGKLAFTVASLGTGFKGGEVTPLFYIGATLGNALAPLLHLPFSMLAGIGFVAVFAGAANTPLATIVMAMELFGPEIAPLAAIACIASYLVSGHTGIYHAQRVGHSKHRHALPTDIRLSDINKFHSQRNAVSAPKKVEEDEPN